The Spirosoma radiotolerans genome has a window encoding:
- a CDS encoding CatB-related O-acetyltransferase, translating to MANTDIGKFCSIGPNVVSGMGIHPTNGISTHPAFYSSKKKSKITYCHSTFVEEHRPVHIGNDVFIGANVTILDGVKIGDGAVIGAGSVVSKDIPPYAIAVGCPIKIIKYRFPENIIDDLMSIKWWNQEDVTLMRAKEYFYDLEGFVNIEKEENLTNI from the coding sequence ATGGCTAATACGGACATAGGGAAATTTTGCTCAATTGGTCCCAATGTTGTAAGTGGGATGGGTATTCATCCTACTAATGGAATTTCAACTCATCCAGCGTTTTATTCTAGCAAAAAGAAAAGCAAAATAACATATTGCCATTCTACTTTTGTTGAAGAGCATAGACCTGTTCATATAGGAAACGATGTATTTATTGGTGCTAATGTAACAATATTGGATGGTGTTAAAATTGGTGACGGTGCGGTTATTGGGGCTGGATCTGTAGTCAGTAAAGATATTCCACCCTATGCTATTGCAGTAGGGTGTCCAATAAAAATAATAAAATACCGATTTCCAGAAAATATCATTGATGACTTAATGTCAATTAAATGGTGGAACCAAGAAGATGTAACGCTGATGAGGGCAAAGGAATATTTTTATGACCTAGAGGGATTTGTTAACATTGAAAAAGAAGAAAATCTAACAAATATTTAA
- a CDS encoding lipopolysaccharide biosynthesis protein gives MVAALKGKITGFFINGHERTLIAKKNIALSFLVRGGGILIGLILVPMTIDYVSPTQYGIWLTISSILGWLNFFDVGLGNGLKNTLTKSFALGEMNKAREYVSTTYVALVIISTISFVIFSIANNYINWNSTLNVNTENEETLKLVMWVAVSCFCIQFVAQLINTILTATHQSGNSSIITFIGQVLTLIVIFYCTKLKSGDLLTLVTIVASMPVISLIISSWVLYKNKLKNLSPSWRLVKIKYIYNLLNTGGKFFLIQIGALILFQTSYIIISQILGPESVTIYSVCYKLFSVMIMIFTIIMTPLWSSFTDAYSKSDFNWLKNSVDKMRKLWIVFSIFTLMILFMSDYLFKYWIGNNIKVPLSLSICMAIYVIAYMWQMLHVYLLNGIGKIRLQLIAVTASAIVNIPISIIMGRNFGLPGIVATNTILFILMGTIFSVQCEKIIKQNAYNIWDK, from the coding sequence ATGGTAGCTGCTTTAAAAGGTAAGATTACTGGTTTTTTTATCAATGGGCATGAGAGAACATTAATTGCTAAGAAGAATATTGCTCTGTCTTTCTTGGTCAGAGGGGGGGGGATATTAATAGGCTTAATTTTAGTACCAATGACCATTGATTACGTGTCGCCTACGCAATATGGTATTTGGCTCACGATAAGTTCAATACTGGGGTGGCTTAACTTTTTTGATGTAGGTTTAGGAAATGGACTAAAAAATACATTAACTAAGTCTTTTGCTCTTGGAGAAATGAATAAGGCAAGAGAATATGTTAGTACCACTTACGTGGCACTTGTAATAATATCAACAATCTCCTTTGTAATATTTTCAATAGCGAATAACTATATAAATTGGAACAGCACCTTAAATGTGAACACAGAAAATGAAGAAACGTTAAAGCTAGTTATGTGGGTTGCTGTAAGCTGTTTTTGTATACAATTTGTTGCACAGCTTATCAATACTATACTAACAGCAACCCATCAATCAGGAAATTCTTCAATTATTACATTCATAGGTCAAGTTCTGACGTTAATCGTTATATTTTACTGTACAAAACTAAAATCAGGTGATTTGTTGACATTGGTTACAATTGTGGCAAGTATGCCTGTTATCTCGTTGATTATATCATCATGGGTACTGTATAAGAATAAACTTAAGAATTTGTCGCCTAGCTGGAGGCTTGTGAAAATTAAATATATATATAATCTTTTAAATACGGGTGGTAAATTCTTTCTAATACAAATCGGGGCATTGATATTATTTCAAACGAGTTATATCATAATAAGTCAGATACTTGGCCCTGAGAGTGTAACAATATATAGTGTATGTTATAAGCTATTCTCTGTCATGATCATGATTTTTACAATAATCATGACTCCTTTGTGGAGCTCATTTACGGATGCATATAGTAAAAGTGACTTTAACTGGTTGAAAAACAGTGTTGATAAAATGCGAAAGCTATGGATTGTTTTTTCGATATTTACGTTGATGATACTGTTTATGTCGGATTATCTGTTTAAATATTGGATAGGTAATAATATTAAGGTGCCACTATCTTTGTCAATATGTATGGCTATTTACGTAATTGCTTACATGTGGCAAATGCTACACGTCTACCTTCTAAATGGAATTGGTAAAATACGCTTACAACTAATTGCAGTCACAGCCAGCGCAATTGTAAATATACCCATTTCAATAATTATGGGAAGAAACTTTGGTCTGCCTGGAATCGTGGCAACAAATACAATATTATTTATATTAATGGGGACAATTTTTTCTGTACAATGTGAAAAAATTATTAAACAGAATGCTTATAATATTTGGGATAAATGA